In a genomic window of Streptomyces pristinaespiralis:
- a CDS encoding DNA gyrase/topoisomerase IV subunit A, whose protein sequence is MARRSTKTPPPDDFEERILDIDVVDEMQGSFLEYAYSVIYSRALPDARDGMKPVHRRIVYQMNEMGLRPDRGYVKCARVVGEVMGKLHPHGDASIYDALVRMAQPFSMRLPLVDGHGNFGSLGNDDPPAAMRYTECRMADATSLMTESIDEDTVDFQSNYDGQEREPVALPAAYPNLLVNGASGIAVGMATNMPPHNLGEVIAAARHLIRHPGADLETLMRHVPGPDLPTGGRIVGLTGIRDAYESGRGTFKIRATVSVENVTARRKGLVVTELPFAVGPEKVIAKIKDLVGSKKLQGIADVKDLTDRQHGLRLVIEIKNGFIPEAVLEQLYKLTPMEESFGINNVALVDGQPLTLGLKELLEVYLDHRFDVVRRRSEFRRTKRRDRLHLVEGLLVALLDIDEVIRLIRSSDNSAQAKERLIEHFSLSEIQTQYILDTPLRRLTKFDRIELESERDRLNGEIDELTGILESDAELRKLVSSELAAVAKKFGTPRRTVLLESAGTPAPAASLQVADDPCRVLLSSTGLLARTATGEPLVDGRSRRSKHDVIVSAVLTTQRGEVGAVTSSGRLLRLSVIDLPQLPDTATTPNLAGGAPVAEFLSLEADETLICLTTLDESSPGLALGTLQGVVKRVVPDYPANKEELEVITLREGDRIVGGAELHTGEEDLVFITSDAQLLRYPASQVRPQGRPAGGMTGIKLAEGAEVISFTAVDPAGEAVVFTVAGSHGTLDDSIATAKLTPFDQYPRKGRATGGVRCQRFLKGEDVLRLAWAGAAPARAAQKNGEPAELPELDPRRDGSGTPLMSPVAVLAGPAS, encoded by the coding sequence ATGGCCCGCCGCAGCACGAAGACCCCACCGCCGGACGACTTCGAGGAGCGGATCCTCGACATCGACGTGGTGGACGAAATGCAGGGCTCCTTCCTCGAGTACGCGTACTCGGTGATCTACTCCCGGGCCCTGCCGGACGCACGCGACGGCATGAAGCCGGTGCACCGCCGCATCGTCTACCAGATGAACGAGATGGGCCTGCGCCCCGACCGCGGGTATGTGAAGTGCGCGCGCGTCGTCGGCGAAGTGATGGGCAAACTGCACCCGCACGGCGACGCGTCGATCTACGACGCCCTCGTGCGCATGGCGCAGCCGTTCTCCATGCGCCTGCCGCTGGTCGACGGCCACGGCAACTTCGGCTCGCTGGGCAACGACGACCCGCCGGCCGCCATGCGGTACACCGAGTGCCGGATGGCCGATGCCACCAGCCTGATGACCGAGTCGATCGACGAGGACACGGTCGACTTCCAGTCCAACTACGACGGTCAGGAGCGCGAGCCGGTCGCCCTGCCCGCCGCCTACCCGAACCTCCTGGTGAACGGCGCGTCCGGCATCGCGGTCGGCATGGCCACCAACATGCCCCCGCACAACCTGGGCGAGGTCATCGCGGCGGCGCGCCACCTCATCAGACACCCGGGCGCGGACCTCGAGACGCTGATGCGCCACGTGCCGGGCCCGGACCTGCCCACCGGCGGCCGGATCGTCGGCCTGACCGGCATCCGGGACGCCTACGAGTCCGGCCGCGGCACGTTCAAGATCCGTGCCACGGTCTCCGTGGAGAACGTCACCGCCCGCCGCAAGGGCCTGGTCGTCACGGAACTGCCCTTCGCGGTCGGCCCGGAGAAGGTCATCGCGAAGATCAAGGACCTCGTCGGGTCGAAGAAGCTCCAGGGCATCGCCGACGTCAAGGACCTCACCGACCGGCAGCACGGCCTGCGCCTGGTCATCGAGATCAAGAACGGCTTCATCCCCGAGGCCGTCCTGGAGCAGCTCTACAAGCTGACGCCGATGGAGGAGTCCTTCGGCATCAACAACGTGGCCCTGGTCGACGGTCAGCCGCTCACCCTCGGCCTGAAGGAACTGCTCGAGGTCTACCTCGACCACCGCTTCGACGTCGTCCGCCGGCGCAGCGAGTTCCGTCGGACCAAGCGCCGGGACCGGCTGCATCTGGTCGAGGGCCTGCTCGTCGCCCTCCTCGACATCGACGAGGTCATCCGGCTCATCCGCTCCAGCGACAACTCGGCCCAGGCCAAGGAGCGGCTGATCGAGCACTTCTCGCTGAGCGAGATCCAGACGCAGTACATCCTGGACACCCCGCTGCGCCGGCTCACCAAGTTCGACCGTATCGAGCTCGAGAGCGAGCGCGACCGGCTGAACGGCGAGATCGACGAGCTGACCGGCATCCTCGAGTCGGACGCCGAGCTGCGCAAGCTGGTCTCCTCCGAACTGGCCGCCGTGGCGAAGAAGTTCGGCACCCCGCGGCGCACGGTGCTGCTGGAGTCCGCGGGCACGCCCGCGCCGGCGGCCTCACTGCAGGTGGCGGACGACCCGTGCCGGGTACTGCTCTCCTCCACCGGTCTGCTGGCCCGCACGGCCACCGGGGAGCCGCTGGTCGACGGGCGCAGCAGGCGCTCCAAGCACGACGTGATCGTCTCCGCCGTGCTCACGACGCAGCGCGGCGAGGTGGGCGCGGTGACGTCCTCCGGGCGGCTGCTGCGTCTGTCGGTGATCGATCTGCCGCAGCTGCCGGACACGGCCACCACGCCGAACCTCGCCGGAGGCGCTCCGGTCGCCGAGTTCCTCTCGCTGGAGGCCGACGAGACGCTCATCTGTCTGACCACGCTCGACGAGTCGTCGCCGGGCCTCGCGCTCGGCACGCTCCAGGGTGTGGTCAAGCGGGTGGTCCCCGACTATCCCGCCAACAAGGAGGAGCTGGAGGTCATCACCCTCAGGGAGGGCGACCGGATCGTCGGCGGCGCCGAGCTCCACACCGGCGAGGAGGATCTGGTCTTCATCACCTCCGACGCCCAGCTGCTGCGCTACCCGGCCTCCCAGGTGCGGCCGCAGGGCCGCCCGGCGGGCGGCATGACCGGCATCAAACTCGCGGAGGGCGCAGAGGTCATCTCGTTCACCGCGGTGGATCCGGCGGGTGAGGCGGTGGTGTTCACCGTCGCCGGTTCGCACGGGACGCTGGACGACTCGATCGCGACGGCGAAGCTGACACCGTTCGACCAGTACCCGCGCAAGGGGCGGGCCACGGGCGGCGTGCGCTGCCAGCGTTTCCTGAAGGGCGAGGACGTGCTGCGCCTGGCCTGGGCGGGTGCGGCGCCGGCGAGAGCGGCGCAGAAGAACGGCGAGCCCGCGGAGCTGCCGGAGCTCGACCCGCGGCGCGACGGCTCCGGCACGCCGCTCATGTCGCCGGTGGCGGTGCTCGCGGGGCCGGCGAGCTAG
- a CDS encoding CobW family GTP-binding protein translates to MSESQIPVIVLAGFLGSGKTTLLNHLLRTSRGTRIGAIVNDFGSIEIDAMTVAGQLGDSTVSLGNGCLCCAVDASELDVFLDKLTRPAVGLDVIVIEASGLAEPQELVRMLLASENERIVYGGLVEVVDAAEFEQTRERHPEIDRHLGVADLVVLNKADRAGETALRGLRERITRLAGQAAVILASYGRVDAELFFEPRPPSERVGQLSFDDVHDGDHDAHDCAGAGHGGHLHTAYDSASFTTDDPLHPRRLLDFLDSRPDGLYRIKGFVDFGALDPRNRYAVHCVGRFLRFYPEPWPPGDGGRQTQMVLIGSGIDAPALLAELDAARVTGAEETPEEHSMWGILRYVRDESSDDLPEDLADDLSQDLSADPSELST, encoded by the coding sequence TTGAGCGAGTCGCAGATCCCCGTCATCGTCCTCGCGGGCTTTCTGGGATCCGGTAAGACGACCTTGCTCAACCACCTGCTGCGGACCAGCCGCGGCACCAGGATCGGCGCGATCGTCAACGACTTCGGGTCGATCGAGATCGACGCGATGACGGTGGCCGGGCAGCTCGGCGACTCCACCGTCTCACTCGGCAACGGCTGCCTGTGCTGCGCCGTCGACGCGAGCGAGCTGGACGTCTTCCTCGACAAGCTCACGCGCCCGGCCGTCGGCCTCGATGTGATCGTCATCGAGGCGAGCGGGCTCGCAGAACCGCAGGAACTCGTGCGGATGTTGCTGGCGAGCGAGAACGAACGGATCGTGTACGGCGGCCTCGTCGAGGTCGTCGACGCGGCCGAGTTCGAGCAGACCCGCGAACGCCACCCGGAGATCGACCGGCACCTCGGCGTCGCCGACCTCGTCGTCCTGAACAAGGCCGACCGGGCCGGTGAGACCGCCCTGCGCGGACTGCGTGAGCGGATCACCCGCCTCGCCGGACAGGCCGCGGTGATCTTGGCGTCGTACGGACGCGTCGACGCCGAGCTGTTCTTCGAACCGCGCCCGCCGTCGGAGCGCGTGGGCCAGCTTTCCTTCGACGATGTCCACGACGGCGACCACGACGCCCACGACTGCGCCGGGGCCGGGCACGGCGGCCATCTGCACACCGCCTACGACAGTGCCTCGTTCACCACGGACGACCCGCTCCACCCGCGCCGGCTGCTGGACTTCCTCGACTCCCGGCCGGATGGCCTCTACCGCATCAAGGGATTCGTCGACTTCGGCGCCCTCGATCCCCGTAACCGCTACGCCGTCCACTGTGTCGGCAGGTTCCTGCGCTTCTACCCCGAGCCCTGGCCGCCGGGTGACGGCGGGCGGCAGACGCAGATGGTGCTCATCGGCTCCGGCATCGACGCCCCCGCCCTGCTGGCGGAACTGGACGCCGCACGCGTCACCGGCGCGGAGGAGACCCCGGAGGAACACAGCATGTGGGGGATCCTGCGGTACGTGCGCGACGAGTCCTCCGACGACCTGCCGGAAGACCTGGCCGACGACCTGTCCCAGGACCTTTCCGCCGACCCGTCCGAGCTCTCTACGTGA
- a CDS encoding M16 family metallopeptidase has translation MSDAAVTMDFHPQPTPGTARPWAFPAPERGTLDNGLTVLRCHRPGQQVVAVEISLDAPLDAEPEGLDGVATIMARALSEGTDKHSAEEFAAELERCGATLDAHADHPGVRVSLEVPVSRLHKALGLLSEALIAPAFEAGEVERLVRNRLDEIPHETANPGRRAAKQLSKELFPASLRVSRPRQGTEETVARIDAAAVRAFYEAHVRPATATAVIVGDLTGIDLDAVLGDTLGAWTGDKAEPRPVPTITADDTGRVVIVDRPGAVQTQLLIGRVGGDRHDRVWPAQVLGTYCLGGTLTSRLDRVLREEKGYTYGVRAFGQVLRSAPDGSGASMLAISGSVDTPNTGPALEDLWKVLRTLAAEGLTDAERDVAVQNLVGVAPLKYETAASVAATLADQVEQHLPDDYQAQMYVRLAETGTVEATAAVVNAFPVDRLVTVLVGDASQIEEPVKALGIGEVRVVTG, from the coding sequence GTGAGCGACGCTGCCGTGACCATGGACTTCCACCCGCAGCCGACCCCGGGCACCGCCCGGCCCTGGGCCTTCCCGGCCCCCGAGCGCGGCACGCTGGACAACGGCCTGACGGTGCTGCGCTGTCACCGTCCCGGCCAGCAGGTGGTGGCCGTCGAGATCTCGCTCGACGCCCCGCTGGACGCCGAGCCTGAGGGCCTCGACGGCGTCGCCACGATCATGGCGCGCGCCCTGTCGGAGGGCACCGACAAGCACTCCGCCGAGGAGTTCGCCGCGGAGCTGGAGCGCTGCGGCGCCACCCTGGACGCGCACGCCGACCACCCCGGCGTCCGGGTCTCCCTCGAGGTGCCGGTCTCCCGGCTCCACAAGGCGCTCGGGCTGCTCTCCGAGGCGCTGATCGCACCCGCCTTCGAGGCCGGCGAGGTCGAGCGGCTGGTCCGCAACCGCCTCGACGAGATCCCGCACGAGACGGCGAACCCCGGCCGCAGGGCCGCCAAGCAGCTCTCCAAGGAGCTCTTCCCGGCCTCGCTGCGCGTCTCCCGGCCCCGCCAGGGCACGGAGGAGACGGTCGCGCGGATCGACGCGGCCGCCGTGCGCGCCTTCTACGAGGCGCACGTACGCCCCGCCACCGCCACCGCGGTGATCGTCGGTGACCTCACCGGCATCGACCTGGACGCCGTCCTCGGCGACACGCTCGGGGCGTGGACGGGCGACAAGGCGGAGCCGCGTCCGGTTCCCACGATCACCGCCGACGACACCGGCCGGGTGGTCATCGTCGACCGCCCAGGAGCGGTGCAGACGCAGCTGCTCATCGGCCGCGTCGGCGGCGACCGCCACGACCGTGTGTGGCCGGCCCAGGTGCTCGGCACGTACTGCCTCGGCGGCACGCTGACCTCCCGCCTCGACCGGGTGCTGCGCGAGGAGAAGGGCTACACCTACGGTGTGCGCGCCTTCGGCCAGGTGCTGCGCTCCGCTCCGGACGGCTCCGGCGCCTCGATGCTGGCCATCAGCGGCTCCGTGGACACGCCCAACACGGGACCGGCGCTCGAGGACCTGTGGAAGGTGCTGCGCACGCTCGCGGCCGAAGGGCTCACGGACGCCGAGCGTGACGTCGCCGTGCAGAACCTGGTGGGCGTCGCCCCGCTGAAGTACGAGACGGCGGCCTCCGTCGCGGCCACGCTGGCCGACCAGGTCGAGCAGCACCTCCCGGACGACTACCAGGCACAGATGTACGTGCGGCTGGCGGAGACGGGCACGGTGGAGGCGACCGCGGCGGTCGTCAACGCCTTCCCGGTCGACCGGCTGGTGACGGTGCTC
- a CDS encoding M16 family metallopeptidase — protein MPMGHTATAPAGSGGLTATEHRLANGLRVVLSEDHLTPVAAVCLWYDVGSRHEVKGRTGLAHLFEHLMFQGSAQVKGNGHFELVQGAGGSLNGTTSFERTNYFETMPTHQLELALWLEADRMGSLLTALDDESMENQRDVVKNERRQRYDNVPYGTAFERLTALAYPEGHPYHHTPIGSMADLDAATLEDARAFFRTYYAPNNAVLSVVGDIDPQQTLAWIEKYFGSIPSHSGKQPPRDGTLPENIGAQLREEIVEEVPARALMAAYRLPHDGTRECDAADLALTVLGGGESSRLHNRLVRRDRTAVAAGFGLLRLAGAPSMGWLDVKTSGGVEVPQIEAAVDEELARFAAEGPTPEEMERAQAQLEREWLDRLGTVAGRADELCRYAVLFGDPQLALTAVKRVLDVTAEEVQAVAKARLHPENRAVLVYEPVAEEETEAAEENEHEGTDQ, from the coding sequence ATGCCCATGGGTCACACGGCCACAGCGCCGGCCGGTTCCGGCGGCCTGACAGCGACCGAGCACCGCCTGGCCAACGGCCTGCGCGTGGTGCTCTCCGAGGACCACCTGACCCCGGTCGCCGCGGTCTGCCTCTGGTACGACGTCGGTTCCCGCCACGAAGTCAAGGGCCGTACGGGACTCGCCCACCTCTTCGAGCACTTGATGTTCCAGGGCTCGGCACAGGTGAAGGGGAACGGTCACTTCGAGCTCGTCCAGGGAGCCGGCGGCTCGCTGAACGGCACCACGAGCTTCGAGCGCACCAACTACTTCGAGACGATGCCGACGCACCAGCTGGAGCTCGCGCTCTGGCTGGAGGCCGACCGCATGGGTTCGCTGCTGACGGCCCTGGACGACGAGTCCATGGAGAACCAGCGCGACGTCGTCAAGAACGAACGCCGCCAGCGGTACGACAACGTGCCCTACGGCACTGCCTTCGAGAGGCTGACCGCCCTCGCCTACCCGGAGGGCCACCCCTACCACCACACCCCGATCGGTTCGATGGCCGACCTGGACGCGGCGACCCTCGAGGACGCCCGCGCCTTCTTCCGCACCTACTACGCACCCAACAACGCCGTGCTGTCGGTCGTCGGCGACATCGATCCGCAGCAGACGCTGGCCTGGATCGAGAAGTACTTCGGGTCCATCCCCTCCCACAGCGGCAAGCAGCCGCCGCGTGACGGCACCCTCCCGGAGAACATCGGCGCCCAGTTGCGCGAGGAGATCGTCGAGGAGGTCCCGGCCCGTGCCCTGATGGCCGCGTACCGCCTCCCGCACGACGGCACCCGCGAGTGCGACGCCGCCGACCTGGCGCTGACGGTCCTCGGCGGCGGCGAGTCGTCCCGTCTGCACAACCGCCTGGTGCGCCGCGACCGGACGGCCGTCGCGGCCGGGTTCGGCCTGCTCCGGCTGGCGGGCGCCCCGTCGATGGGCTGGCTGGACGTGAAGACGTCCGGCGGTGTCGAGGTGCCGCAGATCGAGGCGGCCGTCGACGAGGAGCTGGCCCGGTTCGCCGCGGAGGGCCCGACGCCGGAGGAGATGGAGCGCGCCCAGGCCCAGCTCGAGCGCGAGTGGCTGGACCGTCTCGGCACGGTCGCCGGCCGCGCCGACGAACTCTGCCGCTACGCGGTGCTGTTCGGCGATCCCCAGCTGGCGCTCACCGCCGTCAAGCGGGTGCTCGACGTCACCGCGGAGGAGGTGCAGGCCGTCGCCAAGGCCCGGCTGCACCCGGAGAACAGGGCGGTGCTGGTCTACGAACCGGTCGCCGAAGAAGAGACCGAAGCGGCCGAAGAGAACGAGCACGAGGGGACGGACCAGTGA